The genomic interval TATCGAGCGATTGCCTCCCAGTGCCAGCATCTGCTGGCGGCAGAGGACAGCGATCGCACCCGGCAGGTCTGCGCCAATCTGATGCAGCGCTTTATCTACGAGGTGTTTCCGGCGGTGCCGTCGCTGCGCAATCTGGCCGCCCGCCAGGTGCGCCAGCTGGGAGGAGCCACCGAACGACCAATGGGTGGCCCCTGCTTTCAGCTGGCGGCCCGGTGGTTGGGGTGGCAGCAAGCCCGCTACGCTCAGCTCTTCATTAACCAGTGGGGCTATCGCCGGGTGGCCTTGGGGCGCATGGTGCCGAAACCAGACCGCGAAGAGAGCGTACCCCAACTGGAGAAGCCCCAATGGCAAGAATCCTGATTTTGATTGGGGGCCACTGCTGCACCGCCCCCCGACCACAAAAGGAGGCCGACACCCTGGCCGCCGCTGGTCACAAGGTGACGGTGGCCGGGGTCTGGTTTGACCCAGACCTGGTGCGCCGGGACCAGGATTTGCTGCAGGACAGGGCCTGGACGTTCTGCCCGGTGCTGGATTTTCGCCCCGGACGGCGCAGCCGCCTGGGGGTGCGGTTGCAGGCCAACCTGGCCCGACGGTTGTTTGGCCGCTTTGGCCTCGCTACCCCAGCGCTGCTGGGCTATGGTGCTCGGCGGATGCTGCAATTCGCCCAGACCCACCGAGCGGATCTGACCATTGTGCATTCCGAAGCGGGGCTATGGGTGGGGCAGCAGCTCCTGCGTCAGGGCTACGCCGTGGGGGTCGATTTTGAGGACTGGTTTTCTCACGATCTGCTGCCCGCCGCCCGCCAGCAGCGCCCCCTTCAGTGGCTGGGCGAGTTGGAAGCGGACCTGCTGCGCCACTGCGGCTACCGCCTGACAACGTCCCAGGCCATGGCCGAGGCGATCGCCCGTCACTACGACGTTACCCCGCCGACGGTGGTGTACAACGTTTTCCCCCAGGTGAAGCTTGAGCAGCCCCAGGTTCGCACCTATAGCAACCTGCGATTGCACTGGTTTTCTCAAACCATTGGGCCAGGGCGGGGGCTAGAGCTGCTGTTTGAGGCGCTGCCCCATTTGACGATGCTGGTGGAGGTGCACCTGCGCGGCACCTGTTCGTCCGCCAACCAGACC from Leptolyngbya sp. KIOST-1 carries:
- a CDS encoding glycosyltransferase, with amino-acid sequence MARILILIGGHCCTAPRPQKEADTLAAAGHKVTVAGVWFDPDLVRRDQDLLQDRAWTFCPVLDFRPGRRSRLGVRLQANLARRLFGRFGLATPALLGYGARRMLQFAQTHRADLTIVHSEAGLWVGQQLLRQGYAVGVDFEDWFSHDLLPAARQQRPLQWLGELEADLLRHCGYRLTTSQAMAEAIARHYDVTPPTVVYNVFPQVKLEQPQVRTYSNLRLHWFSQTIGPGRGLELLFEALPHLTMLVEVHLRGTCSSANQTWLAHQIPLGWANHVHIHPTVPNDELPIRIAENDIGLALEQVDPPSRDLTVTNKLFQYLQAGLAVIATDTAGQREVFQQAPAIGHLVAVGDGQALATAIEDLVCNPARLQAAKAAARHAAQSRFSWEVEEKTLLAAAEMALPPAPSDVNQPAPALIPNPNHITPLPTRRIA